A DNA window from Bdellovibrio sp. BCCA contains the following coding sequences:
- the gmk gene encoding guanylate kinase, which produces MKTRLIIVAAPSGAGKSSFVEKLSQENPRLVDIITYTTRAMRKGESEGQPYHFISSEDFQKKIKEGFFVEWAKVHTNFYGTSFESIENAWKQDKCAIMDIDIQGVATFKSKFPDAKTVFILPPSIDELRRRIEKRDGGVPADIEVRMANAEKEIREASKFDYQIVNDVFEQSYSQFKKIVEELLA; this is translated from the coding sequence ATGAAGACACGTCTTATTATCGTCGCCGCTCCAAGTGGTGCAGGAAAAAGTAGTTTTGTCGAAAAGCTCAGCCAGGAAAATCCTCGCTTGGTCGATATCATTACTTACACCACTCGCGCGATGAGAAAAGGCGAAAGCGAGGGACAGCCTTATCACTTCATCAGTTCCGAAGATTTTCAGAAAAAAATCAAAGAAGGGTTTTTCGTAGAATGGGCGAAGGTCCATACAAACTTCTACGGAACATCTTTTGAGTCTATCGAAAATGCCTGGAAACAAGACAAATGCGCGATCATGGATATTGATATCCAAGGGGTTGCCACGTTTAAATCGAAGTTTCCGGATGCTAAGACCGTTTTTATCCTGCCTCCTTCTATTGACGAGCTGCGCCGCAGAATCGAGAAAAGGGACGGGGGAGTTCCAGCGGATATTGAGGTCCGTATGGCTAACGCCGAAAAAGAGATCCGTGAGGCCTCTAAATTCGATTATCAGATCGTGAACGACGTGTTTGAGCAATCTTACTCGCAATTTAAAAAAATCGTTGAAGAATTACTAGCTTAG
- a CDS encoding BrnA antitoxin family protein: protein MKHKTLKEAMKAAKETGKPQKVEAQLGPHEVKVNVSIRLDLEVLNWLKEEAEKRGLPYTTLANSILKQASMSQSFEERLARLEKVVLKGKVG from the coding sequence ATGAAACACAAGACTTTAAAAGAAGCGATGAAGGCTGCCAAAGAAACGGGCAAACCACAAAAAGTGGAAGCACAGCTGGGCCCTCACGAAGTAAAGGTGAATGTCTCGATTCGTTTGGACTTGGAAGTTTTAAATTGGCTCAAAGAAGAAGCAGAGAAGCGTGGTTTGCCTTACACGACTCTTGCGAACTCTATTTTGAAACAGGCCTCTATGAGTCAGTCTTTTGAAGAGCGTTTGGCGCGTTTGGAAAAAGTCGTTCTTAAAGGTAAAGTCGGCTAA
- the mutL gene encoding DNA mismatch repair endonuclease MutL has protein sequence MQIPSMSIQVLPPEVVDQIAAGEVVERPAHLVKELVENSIDAGATRVHVEFFDGGRIVKVIDNGKGMSPEDLPKALERFATSKISKTDDLWKLRTFGFRGEALASIAAVSKLTLTSRREGDEQAHQLISEYGRKKHIDKVGGSQGTTILIENLFDNTPARLKFLKSDAAENTAIKTTLKAMALSHYNVEFRIQENGKLVSFWPACKNRKDRVEQILEIKPLFEGEATRENVRAYAVFADPHNVAKTAKNIWLFAQNRWIQDRSLQAAVNEAYRSLLMHGEYPIAVVWVEVDPDCVDVNIHPTKSQVKFQEPSLAFRAVAGALRSTLEQAPWLAESQRPRPPQPLSDVSAEDYPSTQGLPNFANAPMPKENLAFQDASLSATQFQKKEFNFPKATINEPKIDYQTLAEAAASREELATQSMSPKSAEPEAPRGYWSSLEVLGQANLTYIVTQARDKIVFVDQHAAHERVVFEKLMSAWKGGKVDVQDFLFPLAIDMSPEKVEALLGIAKDIERLGVHIESLGPGTIGVKAAPLMIKESILSTVLDKMANEIVEQGGSYSLERVVGDICATMACHSVVRAGQALGIDQMKSLLRDMDMFPLSSFCPHGRPVSVEYPFYKLEKDFGRIV, from the coding sequence ATGCAGATTCCTTCCATGTCTATTCAAGTTTTACCTCCTGAAGTCGTCGATCAAATTGCCGCTGGCGAAGTGGTGGAGCGTCCCGCCCACCTTGTTAAAGAACTTGTAGAAAACAGCATTGATGCCGGAGCCACCAGAGTTCACGTTGAATTCTTTGACGGTGGTCGTATCGTGAAAGTGATCGACAACGGAAAAGGCATGTCGCCGGAAGATCTTCCCAAAGCTTTGGAAAGATTTGCGACCAGTAAAATTTCAAAAACAGATGACCTTTGGAAGCTTCGTACTTTCGGATTTCGTGGGGAAGCACTGGCAAGTATCGCCGCTGTCAGTAAGTTGACTCTGACGTCTCGTCGCGAGGGTGATGAGCAAGCTCACCAATTGATCAGCGAATACGGTCGTAAAAAACACATCGACAAAGTCGGCGGCTCGCAGGGGACGACGATTTTAATCGAAAATCTTTTCGACAACACGCCTGCGCGATTGAAGTTTTTAAAATCAGACGCCGCTGAAAACACGGCGATTAAAACGACTCTCAAAGCCATGGCCCTTTCTCACTACAATGTTGAATTCCGTATTCAGGAAAACGGCAAGTTGGTAAGTTTTTGGCCGGCTTGCAAAAATCGCAAAGACCGCGTTGAGCAAATTTTAGAAATTAAGCCTCTCTTTGAAGGCGAAGCCACTCGTGAAAACGTGCGCGCTTATGCGGTGTTTGCAGATCCTCACAATGTTGCGAAGACAGCAAAAAATATTTGGCTCTTTGCGCAGAATCGTTGGATTCAAGATCGCAGCCTGCAAGCGGCGGTGAATGAAGCTTATCGCAGTCTTCTTATGCACGGCGAATATCCGATTGCCGTCGTGTGGGTTGAAGTCGATCCTGATTGTGTTGACGTGAATATTCACCCAACAAAGTCACAGGTGAAGTTCCAAGAACCTTCGCTCGCGTTCCGTGCTGTGGCCGGGGCTTTAAGATCGACATTGGAGCAAGCACCTTGGCTTGCAGAATCGCAAAGACCTCGTCCGCCACAACCTCTTTCAGATGTGTCGGCAGAGGATTATCCTTCAACACAGGGTCTTCCGAATTTTGCAAACGCACCGATGCCAAAAGAAAATCTGGCATTCCAAGATGCTTCTTTAAGTGCGACACAATTTCAGAAAAAAGAATTTAATTTTCCTAAGGCGACAATCAATGAACCAAAAATTGATTACCAAACTTTGGCGGAAGCGGCAGCTTCTCGCGAAGAGCTCGCCACTCAATCTATGAGTCCTAAATCTGCGGAACCGGAAGCTCCGCGAGGGTATTGGTCTTCGCTTGAGGTTTTGGGGCAGGCAAATCTCACTTACATCGTGACACAAGCTCGCGATAAAATTGTTTTCGTCGATCAGCATGCCGCTCACGAGCGTGTGGTATTTGAAAAACTTATGAGTGCGTGGAAGGGGGGCAAGGTCGACGTGCAGGATTTCTTGTTCCCGCTCGCTATAGATATGTCGCCAGAAAAAGTCGAAGCTCTTTTGGGAATTGCGAAAGACATCGAACGCCTGGGCGTTCATATTGAATCTTTAGGCCCAGGCACGATCGGTGTGAAGGCTGCACCACTGATGATTAAAGAATCTATTCTAAGCACTGTGCTTGATAAAATGGCGAATGAAATCGTCGAACAAGGTGGAAGCTATTCACTTGAACGCGTGGTCGGTGATATTTGCGCGACGATGGCCTGCCACTCAGTTGTGCGTGCGGGACAAGCTTTGGGAATTGATCAGATGAAAAGTCTTTTAAGAGACATGGATATGTTCCCCTTAAGCAGCTTCTGCCCGCATGGCCGTCCTGTGAGCGTGGAATATCCTTTCTACAAACTTGAAAAAGATTTCGGTCGAATCGTTTAA
- a CDS encoding YicC/YloC family endoribonuclease: MKSMTGYGTARVQSKDVTVEVSIRAVNGRFLEPRFHLPREFVAHEGELKKILSQSLHRGTVDVFVSRRVKNTANKAQMTVNDALAKKYMMAYKHLSKELGVPFQVHLEVVARLPEIIKVEETYELFPGEDKVLKKAFADACKNCDKERSREGQALRRDLQKLLIALEKQVKVISELRGEANAQLQDKFEQKIRARLKGNDIDPNRLSQEIVIQLEKADINEELSRLSEHIKNYRQLVASQQAEGKKLDFYTQELLREVNTIGSKSQVAKITQAVVEAKTLIERLREQVQNVQ, from the coding sequence ATGAAAAGTATGACAGGGTACGGCACCGCTAGAGTTCAATCTAAAGACGTCACAGTTGAAGTCAGTATTCGCGCCGTGAACGGCCGTTTCTTAGAACCTCGTTTTCATCTTCCTCGTGAATTTGTAGCCCATGAAGGGGAACTTAAAAAAATTCTCAGCCAGTCTTTGCATCGCGGAACAGTGGATGTGTTTGTTTCTCGTCGTGTGAAGAACACCGCGAACAAAGCGCAAATGACGGTGAACGACGCTTTGGCGAAAAAGTATATGATGGCTTACAAGCATCTTTCCAAAGAGTTGGGTGTTCCTTTTCAAGTTCATCTTGAAGTGGTGGCGCGTCTTCCAGAGATCATCAAAGTGGAAGAAACTTACGAACTTTTCCCAGGCGAAGACAAGGTTCTTAAAAAAGCATTCGCGGATGCTTGCAAGAATTGTGATAAAGAGCGCAGCCGCGAAGGACAAGCTTTGCGTCGTGATTTGCAAAAGCTGCTGATCGCTTTAGAGAAACAAGTGAAGGTTATCAGTGAGTTGCGTGGCGAAGCCAATGCACAACTTCAAGACAAGTTCGAACAAAAGATCCGCGCGCGTCTTAAAGGAAATGACATTGATCCAAACCGTCTGTCGCAAGAAATCGTGATTCAGCTTGAGAAAGCCGACATTAATGAAGAGCTCTCTCGTTTGAGTGAGCATATTAAGAACTACCGTCAGTTGGTGGCATCTCAGCAGGCAGAAGGGAAGAAGTTGGACTTCTATACCCAAGAGCTGCTCCGCGAAGTGAATACGATTGGTTCAAAGTCTCAAGTAGCCAAGATCACTCAAGCCGTGGTAGAAGCAAAAACCCTTATTGAAAGATTGAGAGAACAGGTACAAAACGTCCAATGA
- the rpoZ gene encoding DNA-directed RNA polymerase subunit omega, which produces MARVTVEDCLEKVPNRFALVLMVAKRAKQLLKGAEATVSTRSNKYIVSALREVAIGNVGYTEAMENAEATRQIEKDLNK; this is translated from the coding sequence ATGGCTCGCGTAACTGTTGAAGATTGCTTGGAAAAAGTTCCTAACAGATTTGCTCTTGTATTGATGGTTGCAAAAAGAGCGAAGCAACTTCTTAAAGGAGCTGAAGCGACAGTTTCTACTCGCAGCAATAAGTACATCGTCAGTGCTCTTCGTGAAGTGGCGATTGGTAACGTAGGTTACACAGAAGCTATGGAAAACGCTGAGGCAACTCGCCAAATCGAAAAAGACCTAAATAAATAG
- the miaA gene encoding tRNA (adenosine(37)-N6)-dimethylallyltransferase MiaA has protein sequence MKNLRKPVIFVVGATATGKSEWALKLAQEFGGVIVNCDSIQVYKKLDIGAAKPTKEEQALVPHYLLDYVNPPQEMTAGQYCRDFYECVEQIPENTPVFVVGGTGFYFMAIEKGMYPVLPVPPEIQKAVEGELKTAEGAEKLHKELLEKDPEYGAKIHLSDHYRIGRAIELIRSQGKSVTQIQNEFAETRSEFPFPLLKIGPSWDREVLKERIALRTKKMLEQGLVQEVQNLLDEGLEKWAPMSSVGYKETIAFLKNDLNSEQLFEEISKNTRQLAKRQRTWFQRDKDIHWFSGSDGFSEARAMVEKFLKP, from the coding sequence ATGAAGAACCTGCGAAAGCCCGTGATTTTTGTCGTTGGAGCTACGGCCACCGGAAAATCCGAGTGGGCCCTAAAGCTCGCGCAGGAATTTGGCGGAGTCATTGTTAACTGTGACTCCATTCAAGTTTATAAAAAGCTTGATATTGGTGCTGCAAAACCCACAAAAGAGGAGCAAGCGTTAGTTCCCCATTACTTGCTCGACTACGTAAATCCTCCGCAAGAAATGACAGCCGGGCAGTACTGCCGTGATTTTTACGAATGCGTGGAGCAGATTCCTGAAAACACTCCTGTGTTCGTCGTTGGCGGAACGGGTTTCTATTTTATGGCGATTGAAAAGGGAATGTATCCGGTTCTTCCGGTGCCTCCTGAAATTCAAAAAGCTGTTGAGGGAGAACTTAAAACTGCCGAGGGTGCTGAAAAACTTCACAAAGAACTTTTAGAAAAAGATCCCGAGTACGGCGCAAAAATTCATCTTTCCGATCACTATCGTATCGGTCGCGCCATTGAACTGATTCGCAGTCAGGGAAAAAGTGTGACACAGATTCAAAATGAATTTGCCGAAACACGCAGTGAATTTCCATTTCCACTTTTAAAAATCGGTCCAAGTTGGGATCGTGAAGTTTTGAAAGAACGTATCGCTCTTCGTACGAAAAAAATGTTAGAGCAGGGTTTGGTTCAAGAAGTGCAAAACCTCCTCGACGAAGGTTTGGAAAAGTGGGCGCCGATGAGCAGTGTCGGTTACAAAGAAACCATCGCGTTTTTGAAAAACGACCTGAACTCTGAGCAACTGTTTGAAGAAATTTCGAAGAACACACGACAGCTCGCCAAAAGACAAAGAACTTGGTTTCAAAGAGACAAAGACATTCATTGGTTTTCGGGAAGTGATGGATTTTCCGAAGCTCGCGCCATGGTCGAGAAATTTCTGAAACCTTGA
- a CDS encoding RelA/SpoT family protein, producing MLEVLKESGVSQKPVKTLDDLLSRIRNFYPNADLKIIEKAYYFSEKAHEGQIRRSGEPYISHPLSVAAILADLHLDLDTIATGLLHDTVEDTAATLEDIRREFGDVIAHLVDGVTKIGQMKFKNSHEKQGENIRKMIVAMGKDVRVVLVKLADRLHNMRTLNFMPFEKQERIALETLEIYCPLAGRMGISSLKIELEDLCFRYYRPDMYYELVQHIKKTESEQNRYIEDVKHMLSKELNKAGFKYEVYGRSKHLWSIYRKMQSRNIEYDQVYDVLAFRVLVDNVAECYAVLGLVHSLWKPIPGRFKDFIAMPKANNYQSLHTTVMGPGGERIEIQIRTQEMHLVAERGIAAHWKYKERGKMVDDSDFQQANWLRDLVTWHQQVRSPDEFLDTVKTDLFETEIYVFTPTGDVREFPEGATPVDFAYAVHTELGNQIVGARVNGKMVPLKYQLQNGDTVEVITSKTQVPSKDWLKFVVTNKAKAKIRAFVKEEQRRRAILLGKELVEKEFRKFGMAAVKYLKGPAFDQYLKDHGLADLDELYVTVGYGKLETRILVERLTPENIAKEAAKNDDTTFMERVMRAATQKTRKTNSLISVDGMDDVLVHYAKCCHPIPGDPIVGFISRGRGITIHRSDCRKAFEFDQLRKVDVNWNVKQAGEGQERVVRLKIISQDVPGLLKLMSEAFAQQGINIQSAQIRTTKDKKAICHFEVSVKDASQLNQAIYEIQKIKGIIGVTRVIH from the coding sequence ATGTTAGAAGTCCTGAAAGAGAGCGGAGTCAGTCAGAAGCCAGTAAAGACACTTGATGATCTTCTGTCACGCATTCGCAATTTCTATCCGAATGCTGATTTAAAAATCATCGAGAAGGCCTACTACTTTTCTGAGAAAGCTCACGAAGGACAAATTCGTCGCAGTGGTGAGCCTTACATTTCTCATCCACTTTCTGTCGCCGCGATTCTAGCGGATCTTCATCTGGATTTAGATACGATTGCCACAGGCCTTTTGCATGACACCGTCGAAGACACGGCCGCAACTCTTGAGGATATTCGTCGAGAGTTTGGTGACGTGATCGCGCATCTCGTAGATGGTGTTACAAAAATCGGTCAGATGAAATTTAAAAACAGTCACGAAAAACAAGGCGAGAATATTCGCAAGATGATCGTGGCGATGGGTAAAGACGTGCGTGTCGTTCTTGTGAAATTGGCGGACCGTCTTCACAACATGCGCACTTTGAATTTCATGCCGTTTGAAAAACAAGAGCGCATTGCTCTTGAGACTTTGGAAATCTACTGTCCTCTTGCGGGACGTATGGGTATCAGTTCTTTGAAAATTGAACTTGAAGATCTGTGCTTCCGTTACTATCGCCCGGACATGTACTACGAACTTGTTCAGCACATCAAAAAAACAGAGTCTGAACAAAATCGCTATATCGAAGACGTCAAACACATGCTCTCTAAAGAGCTGAACAAAGCGGGCTTTAAGTACGAAGTTTACGGCCGTTCAAAACACTTGTGGTCGATCTATAGAAAAATGCAATCACGTAACATCGAGTACGATCAGGTTTATGACGTGCTGGCGTTCCGTGTGCTCGTTGATAACGTGGCAGAGTGTTACGCTGTTCTTGGACTTGTGCACTCGTTGTGGAAGCCAATTCCGGGTCGCTTCAAAGATTTCATCGCGATGCCGAAAGCCAATAACTATCAATCACTGCATACGACGGTGATGGGGCCTGGCGGGGAGCGTATTGAAATTCAAATCCGCACTCAAGAAATGCATCTGGTGGCAGAGCGCGGTATCGCGGCTCACTGGAAGTATAAAGAGCGCGGTAAGATGGTCGATGATTCTGATTTCCAACAAGCAAACTGGCTTCGTGACCTTGTGACATGGCACCAGCAAGTACGCAGTCCCGATGAGTTTTTGGATACAGTAAAGACCGATCTTTTTGAAACCGAGATTTACGTTTTCACTCCGACAGGGGATGTTCGTGAGTTTCCTGAGGGCGCAACGCCTGTAGATTTTGCCTATGCCGTTCATACGGAATTAGGAAATCAAATTGTCGGTGCTCGTGTGAACGGCAAGATGGTGCCGTTAAAATATCAACTGCAAAATGGTGATACTGTCGAAGTTATTACTTCGAAAACCCAAGTGCCATCAAAAGATTGGCTCAAATTCGTTGTAACGAACAAAGCTAAAGCAAAAATTCGCGCTTTCGTAAAAGAAGAGCAACGCCGTCGTGCGATTCTTCTGGGTAAAGAGCTTGTCGAAAAAGAATTCCGTAAATTCGGCATGGCTGCGGTGAAGTATCTTAAAGGCCCTGCATTTGATCAGTATTTGAAAGATCACGGTCTTGCAGATTTAGATGAGTTGTACGTGACGGTTGGTTACGGAAAACTTGAAACGCGCATTCTTGTTGAAAGACTTACTCCGGAAAATATCGCCAAAGAAGCGGCGAAAAATGACGACACGACTTTCATGGAAAGAGTCATGCGTGCAGCCACGCAAAAGACTCGCAAGACGAATTCTTTGATCAGTGTCGACGGCATGGATGACGTTTTGGTTCACTATGCAAAATGCTGTCATCCTATTCCGGGGGATCCGATTGTGGGCTTTATCAGCCGCGGACGCGGTATCACCATCCACCGCAGTGACTGCCGTAAAGCTTTTGAATTCGATCAGCTTCGCAAGGTCGACGTGAATTGGAATGTGAAGCAGGCCGGTGAAGGCCAAGAGCGTGTCGTGCGCTTGAAAATTATTTCTCAAGACGTTCCGGGATTATTAAAATTAATGTCGGAGGCTTTTGCGCAGCAGGGAATTAATATTCAGTCGGCACAGATTCGTACGACAAAAGACAAAAAAGCCATCTGTCACTTTGAAGTCAGCGTGAAAGATGCAAGCCAGTTAAACCAAGCGATCTATGAAATTCAAAAGATCAAAGGTATCATTGGTGTGACTCGTGTCATCCATTAA